In Prunus dulcis chromosome 2, ALMONDv2, whole genome shotgun sequence, a single genomic region encodes these proteins:
- the LOC117620102 gene encoding probable U3 small nucleolar RNA-associated protein 7 produces the protein MGVKQDDGSIMPTSEQEKISDELDIRVKKFLRGEKTNLEGLQDKKLKGQLAVREELFGKSAQAAAKAEKWLLPSEGGYLEAEGIEKTWRIKQESIAREVDILSARSQYDIVLPDLGPYTLDFTSNGRYMAAGGRKGHLAILDMKNMSLVKEIQVRETVRDVVFLHNELFFAAAQKKYPYIYNRDGTELHCLKEHGAVLRLQFLKNHFLLASINKSGQLRYQDVTMGGMVANYRTGLGRTDVMQVNPYNGVVALGHSLGTVSMWKPTSSTALLKRLCHKGPITAMAFHPNGHLMATAGKEKKIMLWDLRNLKDEPLQTLPGNADTLDFSQKGLLARSTSSFVQILRDSSGTQNYNNYMTHKIIKGYQVEKVLFRPYEDVLGIGHSMGWSSILIPGSGEPNFDSWVANPFETSKQRREREVHSLLDKLPPETIMLNPTKIGTVKPQRRKEKKTKVEKEADMEAAVEAVKGIEPKKKTKGRNKPSKRTKKKQEIVANAKRPFLEQQKKEEEQVARKKQKVIEQVELPTSLQRFSRKKSAT, from the exons ATGGGTGTGAAACAAGACGATGGCAGTATTATGCCTACATCTGAACAG GAGAAGATCTCTGATGAGTTAGATATCAGAGTGAAGAAGTTTCTTAGAGGCGAAAAAACTAATTTGGAG GGCTTGCAAGATAAAAAACTGAAGGGTCAACTTGCTGTTAGAGAAGAATTGTTTGGAAAATCTGCACAAGCTGCTGCCAAGGCTGAGAAG TGGCTTCTGCCAAGTGAGGGAGGCTATTTGGAGGCTGAAGGCATAGAGAAAACATGGAGGATCAAACAAGAATCAATTGCTCGTGAAGTAGATATCTTAAGCGCAAGGAGTCAATATGATATTGTCTTACCAG ATCTTGGTCCTTACACACTGGATTTCACCTCAAATGGTCGGTATATGGCAGCTGGTGGACGCAAGGGCCATCTGGCTATTTTAGACATGAAGAATATGAGCCTGGTTAAAGAAATTCAG GTTAGAGAAACAGTGCGTGATGTGGTGTTCTTGCACAATGAGTTGTTCTTTGCTGCTGCCCAGAAAAA GTATCCATATATTTATAACAGGGATGGCACTGAACTTCATTGCTTAAAG GAACATGGCGCAGTTTTAAGGcttcaatttttgaaaaaccattttcTCTTGGCATCAATAAACAAATCTGGGCAGCTTCGTTATCAGGATGTAACAATGGGCGGGATGGTAGCTAATTACAGGACTGGCTTAGGCCGTACTGATGTGATGCAGGTGAACCCCTACAACGGGGTTGTTGCTTTGGGTCATTCACTTGGTACAGTTTCCATGTGGAAGCCTACAAGCTCTACTGCTCTTCTCAAGAGGCTGTGTCACAAGGGGCCCATCACAGCAATGGCATTCCACCCAAATGGCCATCTCATGGCTACAGCtgggaaagagaagaaaattatgCTTTGGGATTTGAGGAACCTTAAGGATGAGCCACTCCAGACTTTGCCGGGGAATGCAGATACTCTTGATTTCAGTCAGAAAGGTCTGCTTGCTCGTTCAACTTCATCATTTGTACAGATCCTTAGAGATTCATCTGGGACTCAGAACTACAATAATTATATGactcataaaataattaaaggtTACCAAGTAGAAAAAGTGTTGTTTCGACCTTATGAAGATGTTCTCGGCATAGGGCACTCCATGGGGTGGTCTAGTATTCTGATTCCTGGTTCTGGGGAACCCAACTTTGATTCTTGGGTGGCGAATCCATTTGAAACATCTaaacagagaagagagagggaagTGCACTCTCTACTTGATAAGCTCCCGCCTGAGACAATCATGTTGAATCCCACAAAGATTGGCACAGTAAAGCCTCAGaggaggaaagagaagaaaacaaaggtgGAGAAAGAGGCGGACATGGAAGCCGCTGTGGAAGCGGTCAAGGGCATTgaaccaaagaagaaaacaaaaggaaggaATAAGCCAAGTAAGAGGACAAAGAAGAAGCAGGAGATAGTTGCGAATGCCAAGAGGCCTTTCTTGGagcaacaaaagaaagaggaagaacAAGTGGCTAGGAAGAAGCAGAAAGTAATTGAGCAAGTGGAGCTACCAACATCTTTGCAGCGGTTTTCTCGCAAGAAATCAGCTACATAG
- the LOC117619222 gene encoding probable phytol kinase 1, chloroplastic, translated as MTSLLSFTPSTPSIYLPTFSNVRHHHRLSSTTLLISYPHPLPRVHVLYRTPHAPPRPSLSASALRAAADGLLQDAGATAFVLAGQAPTASSSLLFDNLTQRNLLQQSLSRKLVHILSGLLFMLSWPIFSTSTAARYFASVVPLVNCLRLLLHGLSIVTNEGLVKSVTREGNPKELLRGPLYYVLILILCALAFWRESPVGVVSLAMMCGGDGVADIMGRKFGSIKIPYNQKKSWAGSISMFLFGFVISIGMLYYYSFLGYFQLNWVETVEKVALISLVATIVESLPITDVLDDNISVPLVSMAAAYLSFSL; from the exons atgaCGAGCCTCTTATCCTTCACCCCAAGCACCCCCTCTATCTACCTCCCCACTTTCTCTAACGTGCGCCATCATCATCGCCTCAGCTCCACCACCCTCCTTATCAGCTACCCGCATCCCCTCCCACGTGTCCATGTCCTCTACCGTACGCCGCATGCTCCCCCACGCCCGTCCCTTTCCGCCTCCGCCCTACGCGCCGCCGCCGATGGCCTCTTGCAGGACGCTGGAGCCACCGCGTTTGTTCTCGCCGGGCAGGCGCCTACGGCCTCGTCCTCTCTGCTTTTCGACAATCTTACGCAGCGAAACCTTCTCCAGCAG AGTTTAAGCAGAAAATTGGTGCATATATTGTCTGGGCTGCTCTTCATGCTTTCCTGGCCAATTTTCAG CACCTCAACAGCGGCTCGCTACTTTGCCTCTGTGGTTCCCCTTGTCAATTGCTTGAGGCTTCTTCTTCATGGCCTCTCCATAGTCACCAATGAAGGACTAGTCAAATCTGTCACTCGAGAAGGAAACCCGAA GGAGTTGCTTAGAGGTCCTTTGTATTATGttctgattttgattttatgtGCTCTTGCATTTTGGCGTGAGTCTCCAGTTGGAGTGGTCTCCTTGGCAATGATGTGTGGTGGGGATG GTGTTGCTGATATCATGGGAAGAAAATTTGGGTCCATAAAGATCCCTTATAATCAAAAAAAGAGTTGGGCTGGTAGCATATCcatgtttctttttgggttcGTGATTTCCATTGGGATGCTCTACTATTACTCATTTCTGGGATATTTTCAATTGAATTGGGTCGAGACAGTTGAAAAGGTAGCATTGATTTCTCTGGTGGCAACAATAGTGGAGTCTCTTCCAATTACAGATGTACTAGATGACAATATATCTGTTCCATTGGTGAGCATGGCAGCAGCATACTTGAGTTTCTCTTTGTAA